A DNA window from Alligator mississippiensis isolate rAllMis1 chromosome 11, rAllMis1, whole genome shotgun sequence contains the following coding sequences:
- the LOC102567132 gene encoding oocyte zinc finger protein XlCOF6, translated as MHEKQGRCPQEGENMAVSKLADVFEDVAVYFTQEEWELLEAGDKVLYQDQMLRNYQALVSLGYQGPTPDLICHIQQGEMELWVWNDEKAKKNAFSEDLSPDTETLGRAEQQQPHEEGPTNLKLFQARNQLPHQQGQRTVEIERNREGFEGQRNLKSPKGMGSGRQGLHICGLPSESFWDKEELGAHRRAHWRENVKPCVERGDSFHNPCPLLGHQKMYSGEHPHLCPECGRSFVSLNDLRVHQGIHMQEQLYRCAECKKSFTRWDHLRSHTCVHVGEKPFSCLQCGKSFTKSSSLTQHQCMHTGEKMLFCNQCGKSFTESSKLTSHLRVHTVEKPFSCSQCRKSFTYSSSLTNHLRMHTGEKPFSCSHCGKSFTQNSNLTDHLRVHTGEKPFSCIQCGKSFTQSSNLTNHLRIHTGEKPFSCSQCGKSFSKRSILSNHLRVHTGEKPYSCSQCGKNFTESSTLAVHVRVHTGEKPFSCSQCGKSFAENSKLANHVRVHTGEKPFSCSQCGKTFTQSSNLTNHLRVHTGEKPFSCTHCGKSFTQNSNLTDHLRVHTGEKPFSCTQCGKSFTQSSNLTNHLRVHTGEKPFPCSQCGKSFSKRSTLTNHLRVHTGEKPYSCSHCGKSFTESSSLAVHMRIHTGEKPFSCSHCGKSFAESSKLTNHVRVHTGEKPFSCSQCGKSFTQSSNLTNHLRVHTGEKPYRCLQCQKCFQQSSALKKHQRTHGNRIIVLNGGQFPSSSLGNECKGSNCGL; from the exons ATGCATGAGAAGCAGGGCAGGTGCCCACAGGAGGGAGAGAACATGGCTGTGAGCAAG CTCGCGGATGTCTTTGAGGATGTGGCCGTGTACTTCACacaggaggagtgggagctgctggaagctggagacaaggtgctttaccaggaccagatgctgaggaattaccAAGCCCTTGTTTCCTTGG GATATCAAGGTCCCACACCAGACTTAATCTGCCACATCCAGCAAGGGGAGATGGAGCTCTGGGTTTGGAATGATGAGAAAGCCAAAAAAAACGCATTTTCTGAGGACTTGTCCCCAG ATACTGAAACACtgggcagagctgagcagcagcagcctcatgaGGAAGGGCCTACCAACCTGAAGCTGTTTCAGGCCAGAAACCAGCTCCCCCACCAACAGGGACAGAGAACAGTGGAGATTGAAAGAAACAGGGAAGGATTTGAAGGGCAGAGAAACCTGAAGAGCCCCAAGGGCATGGGTTCTGGCAGGCAAGGGCTGCATATATGTGGGCTGCCCAGTGAGAGCTTTTGGGACAAAGAGGAACTTGGGGCCCACAGGAGAGCCCACTGGAGGGAGAATGTCAAGCCTTGTGTTGAGCGTGGGGACAGCTTCCACAATCCATGCCCTCTTCTTGGGCACCAAAAAATGTACTCAGGGGAGCACCCCCATCTCTGCCCAGAGTGTGGGAGGAGCTTTGTCTCCCTAAATGACCTGCGAGTGCATCAGGGCATACACATGCAGGAGCAGCTATACCGCTGTGCTGAGTGCAAAAAGAGCTTCACTAGGTGGGATCACCTGCGAAGccacacatgtgtgcatgttgGGGAGAAGCCATTCTCCTGCCtacagtgtgggaagagcttcaccaagaGCTCCAGTCTCACACAGCACCAGTGCATGCACACTGGGGAGAAAATGTTATTCTGCAaccagtgcgggaagagcttcaccgaGAGCTCCAAACTCACCAGTCACCTGCGTGTGCACACAGTGGAGAAAcccttctcctgcagccagtgcaggaagagcttcacctacagCTCTAGTCTCACCAATCACCTGCGCATGCACACGGGGGAGAAACCTTTCTCCTGCAGCCATTGTGGGAAGAGTTTTACCCAGAACTCCAATCTCACTGATCACCTGCGTGTGCACACGGGAGAGAAGCCATTCTCTTGCatccagtgtgggaagagctttacgcAGAGCTCCAATCTCACCAATCACCTTCGCATACACACAGGAGAAAAAcccttctcctgcagccagtgtgggaagagcttttcCAAGAGGTCAATACTTAGTAACCACTTGcgtgtgcacacaggggagaagccgtactcctgcagccagtgtgggAAGAACTTCACTGAGAGCTCCACACTTGCtgtgcacgtgcgtgtgcacacaggggagaaacccttctcctgcagccagtgtgggaagagctttgcggAGAACTCCAAACTTGCCAATCACGTGCGTgtacacacaggggagaaaccattTTCTTGCAGCCAGTGCGGGAAGACCTTCACGCAGAGCTCCAACCTCACCAATCACCTGcgtgtgcacacaggggagaaaccctTCTCCTGCACACATTGTGGGAAGAGTTTTACCCAAAACTCCAACCTCACTGATCACCTGCGCGTGCATACGGGGGAGAAGCCATTCTCTTGCacccagtgtgggaagagctttacgcAAAGCTCCAATCTCACCAATCACCTCCGTGTGCACACAGGAGAGAAACCCTTTCCCTGCagccagtgtgggaagagcttctccAAGAGGTCAACACTTACAAACCACCTGCGTGTGCACACAGGTGAGAAGCCATACTCCTGCAGccactgtgggaagagcttcactgagAGCTCCTCACTTGCTGTGCACATGCGTatacacacaggggagaaacccttctcctgcagccattgtgggaagagctttgctgAGAGCTCCAAACTCACCAATCATGTGCGTGTGCATACAGGGGAGAAACCATTTTCTTGCagccagtgtgggaagagcttcacacaGAGCTCCAACCTCACCAATCACCTGCGtgtgcacacgggggagaagccgtACCGCTGCCTCCAGTGCCAGAAGTGTTTCCAGCAGAGCTCTGCCCTGAAGAAACACCAGCGAACCCACGGGAACAGGATCATTGTGCTGAATGGGGGGCAGTTTCCCTCATCCTCCTTGGGCAATGAGTGTAAGGGTTCAAATTGTGGATTGTAA